Proteins from a genomic interval of Oncorhynchus clarkii lewisi isolate Uvic-CL-2024 chromosome 13, UVic_Ocla_1.0, whole genome shotgun sequence:
- the LOC139365168 gene encoding galectin-3-binding protein A-like, translating to MQSRGIALWLLLLLRVPGLDSATWNLFGKSSTEPTQEGEVRLVGGKHDSEGRVEVYHEGKWGTVCDDGWDLAEAQVVCRQLKFPGVVSAVTGGTYGEGSGSIWLDDMDCKGTEKSLSSCSFKGWALTDCSHKEDAGVVCERGTDLTSDTAHFLDHSLGLSDDLGELFDRGDDCDFLITIQSPTGNRDGEGKLEVEERNICTHKLILSLYPHFNITNGSSNLSLEMSQACSPCVTSFIRYLYTRKIDVTVSSAQCLHKLASKFGVKRLMQDTGRLFTVLLPEDPSFYTQVSLYQYSVQTGDLLLQENCLQYLAWNCEALINSPAWSDLSTDFLMALLARSDLVVPDEGFLLQALEGWIIEKGDLTGTESQATLLGHIRFPMIPAEKLYDLQFTSELYRSHEKLYRVSMLRGFQFNALSFDTLRKHKSSESEEEHDYHPRIYTAEPWSVTINSTNKEPPRQDMRYDYNRRYNNYQPYYPTPEYGKSFTTPNHNSVIYQTKETNPISWSARVFKNQRECSRCISFPTASLSLQSSLRQNQTNSVHFSNRLLLTCEGRYVFHVQDFKNDMAQIPTNSSLALSYPCPEGQYDFRFVVRPEYI from the exons ATGCAGAGTCGTGGAATCGCTCTGTGGCTGCTGTTACTTCTCCGTGTCCCTGGACTGGACTCTGCAACATGGAATCTATTCG GTAAGTCCTCGACAGAACCCACACAGGAGGGCGAGGTGAGGCTTGTTGGGGGTAAGCATGACTCAGAGGGTCGAGTGGAGGTGTACCACGAGGGGAAATGGGGGACCGTCTGTGATGATGGCTGGGACCTGGCCGAGGCTCAGGTGGTGTGCCGTCAGCTGAAGTTCCCTGGCGTTGTATCTGCTGTCACTGGAGGGACTTATGGAGAGG GGTCGGGTTCAATCTGGTTGGATGATATGGACTGCAAAGGAACCGAGAAGTCCCTGTCCAGCTGTTCTTTCAAGGGCTGGGCGTTGACCGACTGTTCCCACAAGGAGGACGCAGGGGTCGTTTGTGAGAGAG GCACAGATTTGACCAGTGACACAGCACATTTCCTGGACCACAGTCTGGGCCTGTCAGATGACCTGGGCGAGCTGTTTGACCGTGGGGATGACTGTGACTTCCTCATCACAATCCAGAGCCCCACAGGAaacagagatggggaggggaagttggaagtggaggagaggaacatcTGCACCCACAAActgatcctctctctctacccacacTTCAACATCACCAACGGGTCCAGTAACCTCTCCCTAGAGATGAGTCAAGCCTGCAGCCCCTGTGTCACCAGCTTCATCAG GTACCTTTACACCCGCAAGATCGACGTGACCGTTTCCTCTGCCCAGTGCCTCCACAAGCTGGCCTCAAAGTTTGGGGTGAAACGGCTGATGCAGGACACCGGCAGGCTCTTCACCGTACTCCTCCCTGAGGACCCCTCCTTCTACACCCAGGTCTCCCTGTACCAGTACTCCGTCCAGACTGGGGACCTGCTGCTTCAGGAGAACTGCCTCCAGTACCTGGCCTGGAACTGCGAGGCTCTGATCAATTCCCCGGCCTGGAGCGACCTCTCCACAGACTTCCTAATGGCCCTCTTGGCGCGGTCTGACCTCGTGGTACCGGACGAGGGGTTCCTCCTGCAAGCTCTGGAGGGTTGGATCATAGAGAAGGGTGACTTGACCGGCACCGAGAGCCAGGCGACCCTGTTAGGCCACATCCGCTTCCCGATGATCCCTGCCGAGAAGCTCTACGATCTGCAGTTCACCTCAGAGCTCTACAGGAGCCACGAGAAGCTCTATCGTGTCAGCATGCTCAGAGGCTTCCAGTTCAACGCCTTGTCGTTCGACACTCTGAGGAAGCACAAAAGCAGTGAGAGTGAAGAAGAGCATGATTACCATCCCAGGATCTACACTGCTGAGCCATGGAGTGTCACCATCAACTCAACCAACAAAGAGCCACCACGCCAAGATATGCGATATGATTACAACAGGCGCTACAATAACTACCAACCTTATTACCCCACGCCAGAATATGGCAAGTCATTCACAACACCAAACCACAATAGTGTGATTTACCAGACCAAGGAAACCAACCCCATCAGTTGGTCAGCAAGAGTCTTTAAGAACCAACGAGAATGTTCCAGGTGTATTTCCTTCCCCactgccagtctctctctccaaagCAGCCTCAGACAAAACCAGACCAACAGTGTTCACTTCAGCAACCGACTGCTCCTAACATGTGAGGGCAGGTATGTCTTTCACGTCCAGGACTTCAAGAACGACATGGCCCAGATCCCTACTAACAGCAGTCTGGCCCTGTCCTACCCCTGTCCTGAAGGCCAGTATGACTTTCGCTTTGTGGTGAGACCAGAATACATCTGA
- the LOC139424080 gene encoding metalloproteinase inhibitor 2-like, whose translation MTWSVSSCFITLVVLFLWRIEDIAEACRCAPVHLQQAFCNADVVIRAKVVGVEVVSGNTKYDVKQIEMFKGPDRVIHAIFTSSSSASCGVTLEINKEYLFTGSLNTDGRMHIVTCDFIQYWDDLNGTQKKSLTQRYRTGCACTIIRCSSLPCPVSAPDECLWTDWLLNDGQSGPQAKYSACLMNFDGSCAWYRGMTPSKK comes from the exons ATGACTTGGTCTGTAAGCAGTTGTTTCATCACTCTGGTCGTTTTGTTCCTTTGGCGGATCGAAGACATTGCAGAAGCTTGCAGATGCGCTCCTGTGCATCTTCAACAGGCTTTTTGCAACGCAGACGTCG TGATCAGGGCAAAGGTGGTTGGTGTGGAAGTTGTGTCTGGTAACACCAAGTATGACGTCAAACAGATCGAG ATGTTCAAAGGTCCTGACCGTGTTATCCACGCCATCTTCACTTCATCCTCCTCAGCCTCGTGTGGTGTGACCCTGGAAATCAACAAGGAGTATCTCTTCACAG GCAGCCTAAATACTGATGGGAGGATGCATATAGTCACGTGTGACTTTATTCAGTACTGGGACGACTTGAATGGCACACAAAAGAAGAGCTTGACTCAACGCTACCGAACCGGCTGTGCTTGCACG ATCATCCGCTGCTCTTCCCTCCCCTGTCCCGTCAGCGCCCCAGATGAGTGCCTTTGGACAGACTGGTTGTTGAACGATGGCCAAAGCGGACCCCAGGCCAAGTACTCTGCCTGTCTCATGAATTTTGATGGGTCCTGTGCCTGGTACAGGGGGATGACTCCATCCAAGAAGTAG